A single window of Collinsella aerofaciens DNA harbors:
- a CDS encoding phosphoglucomutase/phosphomannomutase family protein produces MCAIIHFGTDGWRARVDEDFTADNVARIADAVGELWQKTNPGKTVYIGFDTRPLAREFAELAAGVLAAHGLDAVLASRPVPTPALTWAAAYDGEACGALMVTGSHHPQGYLCLKIRMGDGSTANQDVIEELEETMAPEPMGIEGQYRTADIIPDYMQAVASFVDAEAIRAAHLRVVVDPMGGAAQGYLADLLRELGVEVHEIHAGQVSDQEDICPDPVEPWVDTCERTVIEDGACAGLVTDGDADRIGAVDERGRYIHPHQIMALVLGDLVQFRNLEGRVVVNLSCSTLVRRIAEALGCRVTVKPVGFKYIAAEMKKGGVLMGGEEAGGIGIAAHMPERDGILACLILCELMAKTDAPLGVLVDQLEDSFGKTSYGRRDLRLEAEDAETLRTLLPGVNPKSICGKVPQNVSHMDGLRLSFEDDTWLLVRPSGTEPVVRVYAEGFSVEERDELLDAGCALARGTYPL; encoded by the coding sequence GTGTGCGCGATAATTCATTTTGGAACTGACGGTTGGCGCGCTCGCGTCGATGAGGACTTCACTGCCGATAACGTTGCCCGTATCGCCGATGCCGTCGGCGAGTTGTGGCAAAAGACCAATCCGGGCAAAACGGTATATATAGGGTTCGACACCCGGCCCCTGGCGCGCGAGTTCGCTGAGCTTGCGGCGGGCGTGCTAGCAGCGCACGGGCTAGACGCCGTGCTCGCTTCGCGACCTGTCCCGACCCCTGCCCTTACGTGGGCGGCGGCTTATGACGGTGAGGCGTGCGGCGCGCTCATGGTGACGGGGTCCCATCATCCGCAGGGTTATCTGTGCCTCAAGATTCGCATGGGTGACGGCTCGACCGCCAACCAGGATGTCATCGAAGAGCTCGAAGAGACTATGGCTCCCGAGCCAATGGGGATCGAGGGGCAATATCGCACCGCGGATATCATTCCTGACTATATGCAGGCGGTGGCATCGTTTGTCGATGCCGAAGCCATCCGCGCCGCGCACTTGCGCGTGGTTGTCGATCCCATGGGCGGCGCAGCCCAGGGCTATCTAGCCGACTTGCTGCGCGAGCTTGGCGTTGAGGTGCACGAGATTCACGCCGGGCAGGTGTCTGATCAAGAAGATATCTGCCCCGACCCCGTTGAGCCTTGGGTGGACACTTGCGAGCGCACGGTTATCGAGGACGGAGCTTGCGCTGGCCTGGTGACCGACGGCGACGCCGACCGTATCGGCGCGGTTGACGAGCGCGGCAGATATATACATCCGCATCAGATCATGGCGCTCGTTTTGGGCGACTTGGTTCAATTTCGCAATTTGGAGGGGCGCGTCGTCGTCAATCTTTCATGCTCGACGCTCGTGCGTCGCATTGCCGAGGCGCTTGGCTGCCGCGTGACCGTCAAACCAGTCGGTTTCAAATATATAGCGGCGGAGATGAAGAAGGGCGGCGTCCTCATGGGCGGCGAAGAAGCCGGTGGTATCGGCATCGCCGCGCATATGCCCGAGCGTGATGGAATCCTCGCCTGTCTGATTCTGTGTGAGCTTATGGCAAAGACGGACGCGCCTTTGGGCGTTCTGGTCGACCAACTCGAGGACAGTTTTGGTAAGACGAGTTACGGTCGACGCGATTTGCGCCTTGAGGCCGAAGATGCCGAAACGTTACGAACCCTGCTGCCGGGCGTAAACCCCAAGTCGATTTGTGGCAAGGTGCCGCAAAACGTTAGTCATATGGACGGCTTGCGTCTGTCATTCGAGGATGACACGTGGCTGCTGGTCCGTCCTAGCGGGACCGAACCAGTGGTGCGCGTCTACGCCGAGGGGTTCTCGGTGGAAGAACGTGATGAGTTGCTCGATGC